The DNA window catTTATCTGGTCATTAAGCATGtaataaataagacaaaattgtttatttatgttctaaTTCGTTTTGATGAAGTTTTAACCTAAAGTAAggattaagtttttaaataagtgGATTTACTTAAACCttcttataatttttgttaCCAGCAAATGTCATCgctacaaacatatttttatttatttttaatggaataaataaacgagcagacagataacctgatgttaagcaatcgattccgtccatggacacacaaaacaccagaggcgttacaagtgctttgctggcctattggggttagaaatttaagggttgttggttaGTTAGGTttgggaagtggggtaattaagcctccagtaaccttgctcacacaacgcaagcattctttcacgtccgttttctgtgaggccatggtatctatcacttcggtcgagccaaACCAAAGCCAAAACTCTGTACTCAACTCCCAAGAATTATGACCATTCCACCAACCGCAcaataatataggtaggtaagacCTAAGGGATAATTGTATCACAAGTTTCTAAAATTCCACATTCAGATGAAATTATCTAGAATTATATTGTCATCAGTACCGTCGAGTTCAGAAATAATGGTAGCTTGgctaacattatttagatacAATAGCTTATTTTGCTAAATTACTAACAATTTACCTGCGATATCGATTTAAAACCTAATTGTTTCTATCGATGTTTACGATCACAACTTGGAATAATGATGGCGAAAAATAAGCCGAATGTcggaaaatatgttattttttattgttttatatttattttattaacaagaGGACTGTTACCATGTGTTAGGTTAGGCCAAGTCAATGTTAGGCTtacaagtaagtaattttaataactataaagaaaataaattaatttttctaACAGGCATCAACCAGCAGCATCGCCCTAAAAAATGCTTGTGTGATATTCCAGACCACAACCTATCCCATtgcaaatttcatcccgatcccttcagtaatTTTGCGTAAAAGAATAACAAACATCTATACTCACGaattttcacatacatatacatagtgGGATTCCTAAAAACTCTCCCTAGGTTAGCTCTTATCTATCTCTCGATTCAATCCAGCACCGAAGTATCTATGATACCATAATTGCAAAatacaaatatcacaataaGCAGTCACATCACTCATCTACAATCGCTACATACAACAGTTACCTACACAGTCGtagaaaaaatgtaaacaaacacgACTGCATACGTAACAGATCACGTGCATAGGAAACTAAACTTAACTGGCGAGTAGTAAAATGATCGTAAACTCTAAATGCATGAGATGGCACGACCAGCATGCGTAACGTGCACGTAACGACTATTTTAGCTTAACTATGTGACAAGATTCCTTGTTTGTGTAGCTCGTACTCGTATAGCCAGTTTGTACTGGTTGGACATACCGGTGGCTTCTTCCTTCCCTTATACCCAGTTAGTTACACATCACATCATAAGTCTGTAAgtgtggccactgctgaccaaaggcctcttctcacacgaagaaggttttaattaatcaccacgcttgctcaatgcgggttggtgattttaaactttagttaGATTTCTTATAAtcaaattttatcatttataatttttagaatcaggtttcctcgcgatgttttccttcgccgtatgtcagtgatgtctaaataatcttagaaagtactatataacttggaaaatgtcacatagATGCTTGCTGTAGGTAGATTTCGAACCCCCACTACACTACTTTACATTCacggttttaatattttaaccttGATCCATAATTGtggattaattaaaaaccaacctATATCTATATCCCTTGTTACGGCTAGTTAgcttttcaaacaatttgtttgtGGAGAAACTTGTTTGCAACACAATGAACCATTCTACTTTAAACAATGTATCGTTATTCCGTTAATCATAGTGCGCGTCGAGATTTCCAACTCAAAAACTTTATAGTTTAATAATTACGATGAGACTTTGTTTCAACAGTACCTACGTTATTGAATTACCTAGTAAATTAAGTAGtggtaaataaactttattatttatgttcttaCATGGTTTACTTAATAACGCAAATTGATTTATGATCATCACTTACACAACAGACAACATGCACGTTTTGTAATATGTTCATCATTTTGTAGTCCAGTAAACTTTActcgtaaaatataataatatttaactaaaaggCAACCATTtactcatataaatatattgtgaaaAGCTCTTCTAATTTCGAGTCGCGcggttatttgtttttaaataatttagtatgtctcatgatatttattaataataataattggtatGAATAATCGTGTCAAAGTGAGAGTAACGGGCTAAAGCTTCAAAGTCTTCAAACATCTCAAATCAGTTTAGATCTCCTTTGCATAGTATTTGCAAAGTACAAAAGAATCAAAAGAATAGGAGTCCATTCATATTTTTACCAAGCTTAACCGTTTTTTGTTTACATCTTTACTTCACAACTCTTTCCATActaacacacacatacacacagaGACGAAATATATTGGGAACTTGAGAAACACCAGATCATCATCCTAGAACCCAAGCCTTCTTCCAAAGTTAAATCAGTCTCATGTAGTTTCATTTACGTTTGTGATGTCTCAGtgatcttaataaaaaatacttaggcCAACGTCAATTCACGGAACCTTGCGTAATATTAACTACGCACTATTTCCTTCCGATAGTTAGTATTCAACTAGTGGATGGTGCTACCCGCTTTATGGCACCACATTTCACTAATACTACAAGGAATTAGAAAgttgtagttatttttaatgtggTTTATGCACTCAACTCTTTTTATCTCCAACTGAACTAATCTCAAGCAGATGCCATAAAATATCACTTCATATAACAATGGCTTGTGAATCTCTttatttgaatgtaaaaactgaCTATATTGTACTCAATGGCTTTTGCACGCCATTCGCATAAAGTAATTGAACAAAAACCGATCCCCTACTTAATATTAATCGGAGCAGAAACCACAATAACTCCATTATGTAATTAGCCTAATGCCTAAAAAAAGTAGTCTAGTGAATTGAATGAATAAAACTGGAAATGTACAATGTGATAATTGGAtgcaaaatgcaaaaaaaaacggTTGGTTACCTAACACGAGTGGCTACGCAATGTAAACTGCTCCATATAGCAAACAATAAGTTACCGGTTTCGAAAATAACAACACAGTTACTCGTTCTTTCCTCCAATAAGCAGTAATTACCAAAATGTCGGTCGATACAAGACCATGCGAACAAGACAATCGGAGCTAATTTAATAAACCTAATTATGCTAATTTAAAGGACAGCTCTGGTCGAACCTTGACCAACAATAGTGTGAATCCTATTATCAAGACATTTGTTTCGGTTATCAAAAGGTTAATTCGGCAAGATCGAGTAAAAGATAAAAGTACCTTGATTTATGCACTGAACAAtaattggaatatttttacTCTACATGCCATAATCCACTATCTCTATACCAATCATTTTATTCTGCAGGTACCCTTCATATTCGTGCTGTCTTCAGCCACATCATGGCAGGACGCGAGTTCATATCGATTTTCATCACCGTTCAAAAAGCTACAAGCGGCATCGGAGTCACAAATTAAGTTTGCCATAGAGAACAAATACGACGACACAGGCCCGGGAGCTAAACAGCCAGAATATGCTTACAATACATACAAGAACGTAGAAGACGCAGTCATTGCGTATCTGGATGACCCAGACACTAAGCTTCCAGAGCACGAAAGAAGCAAAGCAATCCACAAGTTAATGAAATCACCCTTCTATAATGGAAACGCACCATTCAGTAAAAacgaaaactataaaatattcgaCAAGTACCAGATCAAACCTATGAAGCAGGATTTCAGTGCTTACAAGCAACAAGCGAACAGGCTGTTCTTCTCAGACGAGAGTAAATTAAGGCCTTCAGACTTCATGGTGCAGAACCTTCAAGTTGATAAGAAGCCAGAGCCGTTCAAATTCCAAAGGATCCACACGGTGAAGGGCAGTCCTCTGAGCCTGGCGCACTACACCAGGGACCCTGACTTGAAGGAGGCGTACGACCACTTTGACCCATACCCCAAGTACACGTTTTCGTACGGAGTTCACGTAAGTAACATATCTTTTTAGATTATTTAAGTACAACGTCATTAAATATCTGTATCAACATTTATATATCAAGCCAGAAGATGTTATAACTTGGTAGGCGTGGCCCGACTACGGATCGTATagggttatttattttatgtctcaGTACAATGAGATGATCATCTTTGACTGTTTCTTTtagttaacataatatttggaTAGATGGTAAGAGCCTTAACCTAATCAAAAGCCAGCCACGACCGTTTATCGCAGTCTTCTGGGTTCACGCTCAGACTCGAGAAGAGTCAGGATATCACTATCACGCACTGGTCCTATCCCATTCCTGATGATCTGACGGCtagtcaatctcttaaataactagatgaggccggcatttcctatccgactactctgagaagaaatgccgaaacaaactcagaggtcatagtctgcCTATAGTACGTAGTATCTATTGGTTAGGAAAACTTGGGGAGCTGCTCATCCATTGGTGACTGGTgacatattcatgagcagtattttGCGACAtacaacgcggcgattgtcgcgtcGCTACTGTTGTACAGTTCTCGCTAACCATTTAGATTAATTTTTCGTAAagaatatgaatttattttatctagatTCACGCTGTATTGATCAGTATGTGGCCTTCTCTCTAGTCTTTTCGAAAGtgtataagaataagaatatatttttttattctatttcgtCGACGCCTAACGCCGATAAGTAAGTAGGCATGCAGACTTTCAATCACTATTCGACGAACTGTAGTTATGTCATTTAAACGAGAAAGGAATACGTCAAAGCTTGAATGGTATCAATTTTAGAATCAATATAGGCAATGCATTGGTTAACGAGTTtgatatttatgaaattaaGTCTATTCAACAGTTTGATATCCTAATAAGAATAGCATTCATCTATCTGATAGTTTTATGGCATTCAATAATGAACCTTACGAATAGATACTTATATGGTCTTATTGAATGTGCCTGTATGTGCTAGATTGCCTGGTCATATGCCAGGCCGATGTATTTACTAACGAGTAATCATGTGTGGTATGTCTATTGTTGAAGTATCAACTATTGAAATCAGATGCATGCACATCAAATACACATCATAATCGggcataatatataaaaacttgAATTATGTTAtccttaaaattgttaaaattaatatttatgctCTTTAGTTATTGTAATTGTCTAAAATGCATAAACGTGCATGGACAAAAGATATCAAGCAATGtgtataaattattactaaCTCTGCACATCATATTCTATTCTGTAATTCTAATTAGATACCTACCAAGGTACCAAAAAACATCACACGGGTCCAAAAACATTTCTTATAGATACGTACAATTTTGTGTCGAGATTGTTTCAAAAAATCAAGTCTTCATTGAGTATAAGAAAGTGGTAGCGAGTGGTTCCCCACGTGGTGTTACAACACCACACTGCGACCGGACACGAGAGTGTGACAGTGGCCTTATTTCACTCACGACTGACTACAATCTGAATGAGCCAAGATCTTgatctttttaataaaacaacagcCTCTTTTATGTTTGTCTTAACTGATTGTAAATTAATCATAGTTcaaatattagaaaaattaataattgctTAATACTTATAGATATGACCAGTAATAGGTACATACCATTTTTTTTCAGACGGGAAATTCATCCAGTaccttctcccgccctgggcacGATAGGGatagtatcagactcttattgactaaaaatcaccccgttcctacttctgcttatcgagccggagccctggtaaacctgctaggtattAGTCGGCAGGTCCGCATAACTACATAAAACTTACGACACTTTAGTTTAGGTACTATTCATTCATCCCCAATTTCGACTTCTGGTCACAAAAGTCTATAGCACATTACTTCACCCAActcaacaaatattaataatcacCAAATGATAAAAAGGGACCTCCAAAAAACCACTTAAATGATTTCAGCAATACCCACCGACATTTTACACAACAAGTACTAAGAAATGATAGTCGTTGTGCTATATATTAACAATGCAAGCGGGTACTGGGGCGTGACGCTAGCTTTCCACCTTACTGGCCACTGGCCACTTCATAGGAAACCTTGGTGTCAGGAGTTTTGACATTTCCTGGAAACTTGGTTCATTTGCTTGGAGTTGGCACATTGGTGGAACTTCTAGAAATGTCTGTTTAATGTTTGTTCAAACTACTTGGACGGTTCATTAGTGGTGTCTCTTGGGCTTAGCTTGTTTCGAGTTTGGTCATATTTGACCTAGTTTAATAGATCTGGTAATTAACAGATATAGTCACGATCGCacttgtttattgttattaactctctttgaaaatttaacatttttgtttagaaGCCTCTACTGTACTGGGATAGAGAATTAAAGGtccgataaaaaatatttcaaaccaTTTGTAGGCAAAGAATCAGATCTACCAGAATCTTAGCCTATATTTGACACAAGTTAGTTATATCTGTCTAGATAAAACAGTAGACTTTTTCGGTCATTTACGTAACTATATAATACTTTTAAGTATTGATAATAAACTAATCCGGAGCTGGGGaaaacctagcgggtttaccagagctccggctcgaaaagcagtagtatgaacggggtgattttagtcagtaggagtctgacactccctctcacctcgcctaaggcggaaaAAATAAATGGATAAATTATcgccactcaaaaaaaaaagtattgaaaaacAGATAATTTGTGCACTGGTGCATTAAGCTAAAGTCTTCCTAGACCTTAATCCTAATAATACATCAGACTTAACCCGGTAACAATAAACTGACATTCAATACTAAAGATAACTATGACAAGTGTATCAGCTTATGTCGTGATCGCGAGTAGTTCAAGGCTGATTATAAGAAAAATCACCGAACTGACCTTAGAGTACAAATGTCGCTTCAATATTTGGTGGCACAGATATCCAATGTATGGGCTACAGTCACGATATTAAACAGCACGATAGAACTGTTTTGTTGGTCTAGTGACCGTAATTTTGAACTTGAGACTCTAGTTTCATTTTTCCTGGTAGTCAAAGTATTGCTTTTTCTCAACATCCATCAAATATGTGCTACGGTGCTTTGGACGCGTTTCATAGATGCACATAGCAGTACTGATAGAAATTAACTCAACCGAGCTATGCTTTTggtatggaaaaatgcgtgcaatggatgcgtgctatggatgcatgctatggatgcgtgacATGGCtgccctattatcgatacatcgcataatcAAGATGCGCATCTTCCACATCACACAGCTACGTAACTAAGTATCAGTGGAAGCGGTCACGcagcagcatagctacataacacatctctagtggaaaaagcaccctaaaactgAAAATTTCCATTGGTGGCTATCCTTCTCTCCGAATACTATTTAAGGTTAGGTTCACAAACAAAAAGGTTATTGCTCTTACTTACAGGCACTAATGACCTAGGCACACAAGCACGTGTTTAAAGCTCCGCCACTTGATTGGTTAGCGGTAATAATGAAATCTAATGACATCACAGAGACAAAACAGCATGACAAGcaatcaaataatataataatatcaataagcACAATGGGCATGTCAAACAAGTTGTACTGTGGACAGACGGAGGTCAGTCGTGCAGTGAATTGGGTGATAGTGATAGGCAGATCAAGTACCATAATCAAACAGTTCCTACTGCGGTCACGATGGCCTAAGGACAAAGGGTCTTGCAACAGAAACAGCGTTGGTCCCAAGTATGAACCTTGCgaaaaccttttattta is part of the Spodoptera frugiperda isolate SF20-4 chromosome 30, AGI-APGP_CSIRO_Sfru_2.0, whole genome shotgun sequence genome and encodes:
- the LOC118269994 gene encoding uncharacterized protein LOC118269994, giving the protein MLRYVVPFIFVLSSATSWQDASSYRFSSPFKKLQAASESQIKFAIENKYDDTGPGAKQPEYAYNTYKNVEDAVIAYLDDPDTKLPEHERSKAIHKLMKSPFYNGNAPFSKNENYKIFDKYQIKPMKQDFSAYKQQANRLFFSDESKLRPSDFMVQNLQVDKKPEPFKFQRIHTVKGSPLSLAHYTRDPDLKEAYDHFDPYPKYTFSYGVHDKQTGDSKTVQESRDGGVVRGYYSFIDADGKTRTVHYTADDTQGFRANVQKTN